One stretch of Cohnella algarum DNA includes these proteins:
- the dxs gene encoding 1-deoxy-D-xylulose-5-phosphate synthase: MLLDRIDSPSDLKQLSLAELPQLAQEIRQFLIENLSATGGHLAPNLGVVELTLALHYLYDSPRDKFIFDVGHQAYVHKILTGRKDRFGTLRQKDGLCGFVKRSESEHDVWEAGHSSTSLSAAAGMALARDLKGESNKVIAVIGDGALTGGMALEAMNHIGHEKRNLIVVLNDNEMSIAPNVGALHNYLGKVRSDKTYRKAKDEFETLVRKIPAIGGKLAKTAERLKDSLKYLVVPGMLFEEFGLKYFGPVDGHDIEKLVEAFHQAEKVNGPVLIHILTIKGKGYSPAEADSFKWHGITPYKIESGQVVKSVGPPVYTDVFGKTLIELAERDDRILAITPAMPGGSGLLGFAERFPNRMFDVGIAEQHAATMAAAMALEGMKPVFAVYSTFLQRAYDQVVHDICRQKLNVVFAIDRAGFVGADGETHQGVYDIAFLRHIPNMVIMMPKDENELRHMLKTAVEYEDGPIAVRYPRINGLGVPMDPELRPIPIGSWETVRDGDYAAIIAIGPMVQVAEEAAELLKREGIQARVVNARFVKPLDEEMLLSLAKENIPLLVLEEGSEQGGLGGAILEFYALAGQQHISVGMLGVPDRFIEHATIKEQRAEVGLTPENVAQELRKRVVRKRQRAT, from the coding sequence TTGCTGCTCGACCGTATCGACAGCCCATCTGATCTTAAGCAGCTTTCCTTAGCCGAGCTGCCTCAGTTGGCGCAAGAAATCCGCCAGTTTTTAATCGAAAATTTATCCGCGACCGGCGGGCATCTCGCGCCGAATTTGGGCGTCGTCGAATTGACGCTCGCGCTCCATTATTTGTACGACAGCCCGCGGGACAAATTCATTTTCGACGTCGGCCATCAGGCCTACGTTCATAAAATTTTAACCGGCCGCAAAGACCGCTTCGGCACGCTGCGCCAGAAGGACGGCCTGTGCGGCTTCGTCAAGCGTTCCGAAAGCGAGCATGACGTATGGGAAGCCGGGCACAGCAGCACTTCGCTGTCGGCCGCGGCCGGCATGGCTCTTGCGCGCGACTTGAAGGGCGAAAGCAACAAAGTGATCGCCGTGATCGGGGACGGCGCGCTGACCGGGGGCATGGCGCTCGAAGCGATGAACCATATCGGTCACGAGAAGCGCAATCTGATCGTCGTCCTGAACGACAACGAGATGTCGATCGCGCCGAACGTAGGCGCTCTGCACAACTACTTGGGCAAGGTTCGTTCCGACAAAACCTATCGCAAAGCGAAGGACGAATTCGAAACGCTCGTCCGCAAAATTCCCGCCATCGGCGGCAAGCTGGCCAAGACGGCCGAACGGCTCAAGGACAGCCTGAAATATTTGGTTGTCCCGGGCATGCTGTTCGAGGAATTCGGGCTCAAATATTTCGGGCCGGTCGACGGCCACGATATCGAGAAGCTGGTCGAGGCGTTTCATCAAGCCGAGAAGGTGAACGGTCCGGTTCTCATTCACATCCTCACGATCAAGGGCAAAGGATATTCGCCCGCGGAAGCGGATTCGTTCAAATGGCACGGCATCACGCCGTACAAGATCGAATCCGGACAAGTCGTCAAGTCGGTCGGACCTCCCGTTTATACAGACGTCTTCGGCAAAACGCTGATCGAACTCGCGGAGCGGGACGACCGCATCTTGGCGATTACCCCGGCCATGCCGGGAGGTTCCGGACTGCTCGGTTTCGCGGAACGCTTCCCGAACCGGATGTTCGACGTCGGCATCGCGGAGCAACATGCCGCCACGATGGCCGCAGCCATGGCGCTGGAAGGCATGAAGCCGGTATTCGCCGTCTATTCGACGTTCCTGCAGCGCGCCTATGACCAGGTAGTGCACGATATTTGCCGCCAGAAACTGAACGTGGTGTTCGCGATCGACCGGGCCGGCTTTGTCGGCGCAGACGGGGAGACGCACCAAGGCGTGTACGATATCGCATTCTTGCGGCATATTCCGAATATGGTCATCATGATGCCGAAGGACGAGAATGAGCTGCGGCACATGCTCAAGACCGCGGTCGAATACGAGGACGGCCCGATCGCCGTCCGTTATCCGAGGATCAACGGACTTGGCGTCCCGATGGATCCGGAGCTTCGGCCGATCCCGATCGGCAGCTGGGAAACGGTTCGCGACGGGGATTACGCCGCCATCATCGCGATCGGCCCGATGGTTCAAGTCGCGGAAGAAGCCGCGGAACTGCTGAAGCGCGAAGGCATTCAGGCCCGGGTCGTGAACGCCCGCTTCGTCAAACCGCTGGACGAGGAGATGCTGCTCTCCTTGGCCAAGGAAAACATCCCGCTGCTCGTGCTCGAAGAGGGATCGGAGCAAGGGGGACTGGGCGGCGCCATTCTCGAGTTTTACGCATTGGCGGGCCAGCAGCACATCTCGGTGGGCATGCTCGGCGTTCCCGACCGTTTCATCGAGCACGCGACGATCAAGGAACAGCGGGCCGAAGTCGGGCTGACGCCCGAAAACGTCGCGCAGGAGCTGCGCAAGCGCGTCGTCCGCAAGCGCCAGAGAGCGACGTGA
- a CDS encoding polyprenyl synthetase family protein, which produces MTVSGNIEAYIKALRERVEERLREAIPAEWRIPAPLRDAAVYSLEAGGKRLRPILVLASAESVGGDEGIHARAMPFAVAVEMIHTYSLIHDDLPAMDNDDFRRGRPTNHKVFGEAMAILAGDGLLTHAFFVASQAASLGVPADRALAVVSELARFAGLSGMVGGQASDMLGEQGITSLEELESIHLHKTSDLIAFSLRAGGHAAEAEADKLAALELFGRNIGLAFQIQDDILDVIGDEGKLGKPLKSDERQGKVTYPFLLGLDASRERVSRLTEEAIEAVMAAGFAKPELLAGIARSIMNRDH; this is translated from the coding sequence GTGACGGTATCTGGCAACATCGAAGCGTATATCAAGGCTTTGCGAGAACGCGTCGAAGAACGGCTTCGCGAAGCGATACCGGCCGAATGGCGCATTCCGGCCCCGCTGAGGGACGCGGCCGTTTACTCGCTGGAAGCCGGGGGCAAGCGCCTGCGGCCGATATTGGTTTTGGCGTCGGCGGAAAGCGTCGGCGGCGACGAGGGGATCCACGCCAGGGCGATGCCGTTTGCCGTCGCCGTCGAAATGATCCACACCTACTCGCTCATTCACGACGACTTGCCGGCGATGGATAACGACGATTTTCGCCGCGGACGTCCGACCAACCACAAAGTGTTCGGAGAGGCGATGGCGATTCTCGCCGGCGACGGGTTGCTGACGCACGCCTTCTTCGTCGCTTCGCAGGCGGCTTCTTTGGGCGTTCCGGCAGACCGGGCGCTCGCCGTCGTTTCGGAGCTGGCCCGGTTTGCGGGACTTTCGGGCATGGTCGGCGGCCAAGCGAGCGATATGCTGGGAGAGCAGGGAATCACCTCGCTCGAGGAGCTCGAGTCGATCCATTTGCACAAGACAAGCGACCTGATCGCGTTTTCGTTGCGGGCGGGGGGGCACGCGGCCGAAGCGGAAGCCGACAAGCTGGCGGCGCTCGAGCTGTTCGGCCGCAATATCGGCCTCGCCTTCCAAATTCAGGACGATATTTTGGACGTGATCGGCGACGAGGGGAAACTGGGCAAACCGCTGAAAAGCGATGAGCGCCAAGGCAAAGTGACGTACCCGTTTCTGCTTGGGCTGGACGCGAGCCGGGAGCGCGTGTCCCGTCTTACGGAAGAGGCGATCGAGGCGGTAATGGCCGCGGGTTTTGCCAAGCCGGAATTGCTGGCCGGCATCGCGCGCTCCATCATGAATCGGGATCACTAG
- the xseB gene encoding exodeoxyribonuclease VII small subunit, with product MSLKPERETAGAETAASADAAQAISFEEAMEKLEEIVARLEHSDVPLETAIELYQQGIALSRLCGQKLEQVEKRIEMLMEDETGFQRKPFAPLQGEAEADKGE from the coding sequence ATGAGCCTTAAACCGGAACGGGAAACGGCAGGCGCGGAAACGGCGGCGAGCGCGGATGCCGCGCAGGCTATTTCCTTCGAGGAAGCGATGGAGAAGCTGGAGGAAATCGTGGCCCGCCTCGAGCATTCGGACGTCCCGCTGGAAACCGCCATCGAGCTTTATCAGCAGGGAATCGCATTGTCCAGGCTTTGCGGGCAGAAGCTCGAACAAGTGGAAAAAAGGATCGAAATGCTGATGGAGGACGAAACCGGATTTCAGCGCAAGCCGTTCGCGCCTTTGCAGGGCGAGGCCGAAGCGGATAAAGGAGAGTAG
- the xseA gene encoding exodeoxyribonuclease VII large subunit, producing MEPSRVLSIRDVNRYIKLKLEGDAKLQDIWIRGEISNFTHHSSGHMYFTLKDESGRLKSIMFGSYNQRLPFRPKDGMKVLARGGVSVFERDGQYQFYVTAMQPDGVGSLYLAFEQLKRKLGEEGLFSEAVKRPIPRYPKAIGVITSPTGAAVRDIIITLQRRFASVPVLLYPASVQGKAAAASIVQAIEAMNRLGEADVLIVGRGGGSLEELWAFNEEIVARAIRASAIPVISAVGHETDFTIADFVADLRAPTPTAAAELAVPHAAELRQTIESLRRRMDKSLRFKLVHSRERWQRAAKSPYFLQPKRALLSQAERLDRLRDRLQFRAEGRFARSQERLARLAGRLSAASPRAQASFARKRADAAAARLSQSMRSVLRERQSGFGALVRQLDALSPLKIMGRGYSLVYDEQEEAIIRSIEEVQPGDRVKVRLADGTLDCQVWGLQEEGVGNEP from the coding sequence TTGGAGCCTTCGCGCGTGCTGAGCATCCGCGATGTGAACCGGTACATCAAGCTGAAGCTGGAAGGAGACGCCAAGCTTCAGGATATATGGATCCGGGGGGAAATCTCGAATTTCACCCATCATTCGAGCGGACATATGTACTTTACGCTCAAGGACGAAAGCGGCAGACTGAAAAGCATCATGTTCGGCTCGTACAATCAGCGGCTGCCCTTCCGGCCGAAGGACGGCATGAAGGTGCTGGCGAGAGGCGGGGTGTCCGTCTTCGAGCGGGACGGCCAGTACCAGTTTTACGTTACGGCGATGCAGCCGGACGGCGTCGGCAGCCTTTATCTCGCTTTCGAGCAGTTGAAGCGGAAGCTTGGCGAGGAAGGCTTGTTTTCCGAGGCGGTCAAGCGGCCGATTCCCCGATACCCGAAAGCGATCGGCGTTATTACGTCGCCGACGGGGGCGGCGGTGCGGGATATTATCATTACCCTGCAAAGGCGGTTCGCGTCCGTCCCGGTGCTTCTCTATCCGGCATCGGTCCAGGGGAAGGCGGCGGCGGCCTCGATCGTGCAGGCGATCGAGGCGATGAATCGTCTCGGCGAGGCCGACGTCCTGATCGTGGGCCGCGGGGGCGGATCGCTCGAAGAGCTTTGGGCGTTCAACGAGGAAATCGTCGCCCGAGCCATTCGCGCGTCGGCCATTCCCGTCATTTCGGCGGTCGGCCACGAAACGGATTTCACGATCGCCGACTTCGTCGCCGATTTGCGCGCGCCGACGCCGACCGCGGCCGCGGAGCTCGCGGTTCCGCACGCGGCGGAGCTGCGCCAGACGATCGAGTCGCTGCGGCGGCGAATGGACAAATCGCTGCGCTTTAAGCTTGTCCATTCGCGGGAACGCTGGCAGCGCGCGGCCAAGTCGCCGTATTTTTTGCAGCCGAAGCGGGCGTTGCTCTCGCAGGCCGAACGGCTCGACCGGCTGCGGGATCGGCTGCAGTTCCGCGCCGAGGGGCGATTCGCCCGGTCGCAAGAGCGGCTTGCGCGGCTGGCGGGCCGGTTGTCGGCCGCAAGCCCGCGGGCGCAAGCGTCGTTCGCGCGCAAGCGGGCCGATGCGGCTGCGGCCAGGCTGTCGCAGTCGATGCGAAGCGTGCTGCGCGAACGGCAAAGCGGCTTCGGCGCGCTCGTTCGCCAGCTTGACGCGCTCAGCCCGCTCAAAATTATGGGCAGAGGCTACAGTCTCGTCTATGACGAACAGGAAGAAGCTATCATTCGTTCGATAGAGGAAGTTCAGCCGGGAGACCGGGTCAAAGTCCGCTTGGCGGACGGAACGCTGGATTGCCAAGTATGGGGATTGCAGGAGGAGGGAGTCGGGAATGAGCCTTAA
- the folD gene encoding bifunctional methylenetetrahydrofolate dehydrogenase/methenyltetrahydrofolate cyclohydrolase FolD, with protein sequence MSAKLIEGKKISDQIRAEIKDEVAKLKSSGIQPGLAVILVGEDPASQVYVRNKAKACEDLGFYSEVHRLSAETSQAELLELIGRLNAQDSVHGILVQLPLPKHIEEKAVIDAIAVEKDVDGFHPVSVGNMVIGDDALLPCTPAGVIELLKRTGNSPAGKHAVVIGRSNIVGKPVSLLLLREHATVTICHSRTPNLAEVSRQADIVVAAVGVPKLVKGDWIKPGAVVIDVGVNRLPDGKLCGDVDFAEASEVAGWITPVPGGVGPMTITMLMKNTLKAALGKAK encoded by the coding sequence ATGAGCGCAAAGCTGATCGAAGGCAAAAAAATTTCCGACCAAATCCGGGCGGAAATCAAAGACGAAGTCGCAAAGCTGAAAAGTTCGGGCATTCAACCGGGGCTTGCCGTCATTCTGGTCGGGGAAGATCCGGCGTCCCAGGTTTACGTTCGCAATAAGGCGAAAGCTTGCGAAGATCTCGGCTTTTATTCCGAGGTGCACCGCCTTTCCGCGGAGACCTCGCAAGCGGAATTGCTGGAGCTGATCGGCCGGTTGAACGCCCAAGACAGCGTGCACGGCATTCTCGTGCAGCTGCCGCTGCCGAAGCATATCGAGGAGAAGGCGGTCATCGACGCGATCGCGGTCGAAAAGGACGTGGACGGCTTTCATCCGGTCAGCGTCGGCAATATGGTCATCGGAGACGACGCCTTGCTGCCTTGCACGCCGGCGGGCGTTATCGAGCTGCTGAAGCGGACGGGCAACTCTCCCGCCGGCAAGCATGCGGTCGTCATCGGACGCAGCAACATCGTGGGCAAGCCGGTTTCGCTCCTGCTGCTTCGGGAGCATGCGACGGTGACGATTTGCCATTCGCGCACGCCGAATCTGGCGGAAGTTTCCCGCCAAGCCGATATCGTCGTGGCGGCGGTCGGCGTTCCGAAGCTGGTCAAAGGCGACTGGATCAAGCCCGGAGCCGTCGTGATCGACGTCGGCGTCAACCGGCTGCCTGACGGCAAGCTGTGCGGCGACGTGGATTTTGCCGAAGCTTCCGAAGTTGCGGGCTGGATTACGCCGGTTCCGGGAGGCGTCGGGCCGATGACGATTACGATGCTGATGAAAAATACGCTGAAAGCGGCATTGGGCAAAGCCAAGTAA
- a CDS encoding DUF2273 domain-containing protein gives MWKEWLEAYGGRALGILAGLFCAVIYLISGFWDMLFCILLVGLGYGIGYNKDKKRGPLLPWDRLVSWMSDRWPWPR, from the coding sequence ATGTGGAAAGAATGGCTGGAAGCCTACGGAGGACGGGCGCTTGGCATTTTGGCGGGACTTTTTTGCGCGGTCATCTATTTAATTAGCGGATTTTGGGATATGCTGTTTTGTATATTGCTTGTCGGTTTGGGATATGGAATCGGATATAACAAAGACAAGAAGCGGGGCCCTCTGCTGCCGTGGGACCGGCTGGTCTCCTGGATGTCCGATCGGTGGCCGTGGCCGCGCTGA